A single Brucella intermedia LMG 3301 DNA region contains:
- the hrcA gene encoding heat-inducible transcriptional repressor HrcA — MMKTPEHQLLSSLDQRSRDIFRLIVETYLNDGDPLGSRNLSRLLPHTLSPATIRNVMSDLEHLGLIYAPHVSAGRLPTQIGLRFFVDAFLEVGDLPPEERSSIEAQVRSAGTNNSVESVLTEASQVLSGLSRGAGLVLATKAEGALKHIEFVRLEPTRALAVLVMQNGDVENRVVNLPVGISNSQLVEASNFLNAHIHGHTLSEAKAELKKLTEETRQELDQLSQELVAQGLAVWSGAGTDQPARLIVRGRANLLENIHAQEDIERLRHLFDDLETKDGMVQLLDLAEAGSGVRIFIGSENKLFSLSGSSLVVAPYRDSEQRVIGALGVIGPTRLNYARIVPMVDYTAQIVSRLLR; from the coding sequence ATGATGAAAACGCCGGAACACCAGCTTCTGAGTTCGCTCGACCAGCGTTCGCGCGATATTTTCAGGCTGATTGTGGAAACCTATCTGAACGATGGCGATCCGCTCGGTTCACGCAACCTGTCGCGATTGCTGCCGCACACGCTTTCGCCCGCGACGATCCGCAATGTCATGAGCGACCTGGAGCACCTGGGCCTGATCTATGCGCCGCATGTCTCGGCCGGACGCCTGCCGACGCAGATCGGACTGCGCTTCTTTGTCGACGCATTTCTGGAAGTGGGCGACCTGCCGCCGGAGGAACGCTCCTCCATTGAAGCGCAGGTTCGTTCCGCCGGCACAAACAATTCGGTCGAAAGCGTCCTGACAGAAGCAAGTCAGGTTCTTTCCGGCCTGTCGCGCGGCGCTGGCCTCGTGCTGGCCACCAAGGCGGAAGGCGCGCTCAAACATATCGAATTCGTTCGTCTGGAGCCGACCCGGGCACTAGCCGTTCTGGTCATGCAGAATGGCGACGTCGAAAACCGCGTTGTCAACCTGCCCGTCGGCATCAGCAATTCGCAACTGGTCGAGGCATCGAATTTCCTCAACGCGCATATTCATGGCCACACGCTTTCCGAAGCCAAGGCGGAGCTGAAAAAACTGACGGAAGAAACGCGGCAGGAACTCGACCAGCTGTCGCAGGAACTGGTTGCCCAGGGACTGGCAGTCTGGAGCGGAGCCGGGACGGATCAGCCGGCGCGGCTGATCGTGCGCGGACGCGCCAATCTTCTGGAAAACATCCATGCGCAGGAAGATATCGAGCGGCTGCGCCATCTCTTCGATGACCTTGAAACCAAGGATGGCATGGTCCAGCTTCTCGATCTTGCCGAGGCCGGTTCGGGCGTCCGCATCTTCATCGGTTCGGAGAACAAGCTTTTCTCCCTTTCCGGCTCGTCGCTGGTGGTGGCCCCCTATCGCGACAGCGAGCAAAGGGTTATTGGTGCCCTGGGGGTCATCGGGCCGACACGGCTCAATTATGCGCGGATCGTCCCGATGGTGGACTATACCGCACAGATCGTGTCCCGGCTCCTGCGTTAA
- a CDS encoding nitrite/sulfite reductase, with product MYRYDEFDRDFVAARVAQFKDQVERRLAGELTEDQFKPLRLMNGLYLQLHAYMLRVAIPYGTLSSRQLRKLGHIARVYDRGFGHFTTRQNIQYNWPALKDVPRILEELAEVEMHAIQTSGNCIRNVTADHFAGAAADEVADPRPFAEILRQWSSLHPEFSYLPRKFKIAIVGSEHDRAAIQVHDIGLQLKKNEAGDLGLAVYIGGGQGRTPMVAKKIRDFLPIEDMLTYVTAIVRVYNLHGRRDNKYKARIKILVHETGVEELTREIDAEWEDIRYGELKLPQRDIDAIESYFRMPNLPQRPEGWEILAVTQRADPAFASWVARNVTPHKHPDYAVVTISLKPIGGIPGDASAEQMELVADIAATYSFDEIRVSHEQNLVLPHVAKADLAAVYDLLQSDGLVTPNAGLITDIIACPGLDYCALANARSIPVAQRISERFGDQQRQLEIGDLKIKISGCINACGHHHVGHIGILGVEKKGEELYQITLGGSADEHSAIGEITGRGFSSEDVVDAIETVVDTYLALRESADETFLAAYRRVGMEPFKRALYGEISRAA from the coding sequence ATGTATCGTTATGATGAATTCGACCGCGATTTCGTTGCGGCCCGTGTTGCCCAGTTCAAGGATCAGGTCGAGCGCCGTCTGGCGGGCGAGTTGACTGAGGATCAGTTCAAGCCGTTGCGCCTGATGAATGGCCTTTATCTGCAATTGCATGCCTATATGCTGCGCGTGGCCATTCCCTATGGCACGCTGTCGAGCCGCCAGTTGCGCAAGCTCGGCCACATCGCGCGCGTCTACGATCGTGGGTTCGGCCATTTCACCACGCGCCAGAATATCCAGTACAACTGGCCTGCATTGAAGGACGTGCCCCGCATTCTGGAAGAACTGGCGGAAGTCGAGATGCACGCCATCCAGACCTCCGGCAATTGCATTCGCAACGTGACCGCCGATCATTTCGCAGGCGCTGCCGCCGACGAAGTGGCCGATCCGCGCCCGTTTGCGGAAATTCTGCGCCAGTGGTCGTCGCTGCATCCGGAGTTTTCCTATCTGCCGCGCAAGTTCAAGATCGCCATTGTCGGCTCGGAGCATGACCGCGCCGCCATCCAGGTGCATGATATCGGCTTGCAGCTGAAGAAGAACGAGGCAGGCGATCTGGGGCTGGCCGTCTATATTGGCGGCGGTCAGGGCCGCACGCCGATGGTGGCGAAGAAAATCCGCGACTTCCTGCCTATCGAGGACATGCTGACCTATGTGACGGCAATCGTCCGCGTCTATAATCTGCATGGTCGCCGCGATAACAAGTACAAGGCGCGCATCAAGATTCTCGTCCATGAAACGGGCGTGGAAGAACTCACCCGCGAGATCGATGCCGAATGGGAAGACATCCGTTACGGTGAGTTGAAGCTGCCGCAACGCGATATTGACGCCATCGAAAGCTATTTCCGTATGCCGAACCTGCCGCAGCGGCCGGAAGGCTGGGAGATACTGGCCGTCACGCAAAGGGCCGATCCGGCTTTCGCGAGCTGGGTTGCCCGCAATGTCACGCCGCACAAGCACCCGGATTACGCGGTCGTCACCATTTCGCTGAAGCCAATCGGCGGCATTCCGGGCGATGCAAGCGCTGAACAGATGGAACTGGTCGCGGATATTGCTGCAACCTATTCCTTCGATGAAATCCGCGTGAGTCACGAGCAGAATCTGGTTCTGCCGCATGTCGCCAAGGCCGATCTCGCCGCCGTCTACGATCTGTTGCAATCGGATGGTCTGGTGACGCCCAATGCCGGTCTCATCACCGACATTATCGCCTGCCCGGGTCTCGACTATTGCGCGCTTGCCAATGCGCGTTCCATCCCGGTGGCGCAGCGCATTTCCGAGCGCTTCGGCGACCAGCAGCGCCAGCTTGAAATCGGCGATCTGAAGATCAAGATTTCGGGCTGCATCAATGCCTGCGGCCATCATCATGTCGGCCATATCGGCATTCTGGGCGTCGAGAAGAAGGGTGAGGAACTCTATCAGATCACGCTTGGCGGTTCGGCGGACGAGCATTCGGCCATCGGTGAGATCACCGGTCGCGGTTTCTCCTCGGAAGACGTGGTGGATGCCATCGAGACGGTGGTGGACACCTATCTCGCCTTGCGTGAGAGCGCGGACGAGACCTTCCTTGCCGCCTATCGCCGTGTCGGCATGGAGCCGTTCAAACGCGCGCTTTATGGAGAAATCAGCCGTGCAGCTTGA
- the cysG gene encoding siroheme synthase CysG, with amino-acid sequence MVLMSFSQKRLLADFPAFFRVSEEVVVVVGGGEEALNKARLVAQTSARIRIVAEETERHLADFIAAHDVEHVAAPFASEHLEGAKLVFVATGDEAQDRAVAALARTQKVPVNVVDRPALCDFLTPAIVNRAPIAIAIGTEGSAPVLAQMVRARIDAAFSPRLGELAHFAESWRPLVERVLPKGLARRSFWRGFFSGSVSRAIEDGDREGAYRAANDLIERPLDASGYVWLVGAGPGAEDLLTLRAHRALMEADVIVHDALVPEGVIAMGRRDAERLAVGKRKGCHSKSQEEINRLLVTLGREGKRVVRLKSGDPLVFGRAGEEMAALRAAGIGFEIVPGITSAFAAAADMELPLTLRGVASSLVFTTGHDMTGDVLPGWAKLAVSGATIAVYMGSTVAASVAARLIAAGLHEDTAVAVVENASRQDKRLFHGTLKDLPDLESRKELSGPVMVIIGDAVAGAAIDKAEALALKPVSVAA; translated from the coding sequence ATGGTGCTCATGTCTTTTTCGCAGAAGCGTCTGCTGGCTGATTTCCCTGCTTTCTTCCGGGTTTCGGAAGAGGTGGTTGTCGTCGTTGGCGGCGGCGAGGAAGCCTTGAACAAGGCGCGCCTCGTGGCGCAGACCTCCGCCCGCATTCGCATCGTCGCCGAGGAAACGGAACGCCATCTGGCCGATTTCATCGCCGCGCATGATGTGGAGCATGTCGCAGCTCCCTTTGCCAGCGAGCACCTGGAAGGCGCAAAGCTCGTCTTCGTCGCGACCGGCGATGAAGCACAGGATCGCGCCGTCGCGGCATTGGCCAGAACGCAGAAGGTTCCGGTGAATGTGGTGGACCGGCCTGCGCTTTGCGATTTTCTGACGCCAGCCATTGTCAACCGCGCCCCCATCGCAATCGCCATCGGCACCGAAGGTTCGGCCCCGGTACTGGCGCAGATGGTGCGTGCGCGGATCGATGCCGCCTTTTCGCCGCGCCTTGGCGAGCTTGCGCATTTTGCCGAAAGCTGGCGTCCGCTGGTCGAGCGCGTGCTGCCGAAAGGGCTGGCGCGTCGCAGCTTCTGGCGCGGTTTCTTTTCGGGTAGCGTTTCGCGCGCAATTGAAGATGGCGACCGTGAAGGGGCTTATCGCGCTGCCAATGATCTCATCGAGCGGCCACTGGACGCATCCGGCTATGTCTGGCTGGTGGGTGCCGGTCCCGGCGCTGAGGACCTTTTGACCTTGCGGGCGCATCGCGCTTTGATGGAAGCCGATGTGATCGTGCATGATGCCCTGGTGCCGGAGGGTGTCATTGCCATGGGCCGCCGTGACGCGGAACGCCTTGCCGTCGGCAAGCGCAAGGGCTGCCATTCCAAGAGTCAGGAAGAGATCAACCGCCTGCTGGTAACGCTCGGCCGGGAAGGCAAGCGTGTCGTGAGACTGAAATCCGGCGATCCGCTGGTGTTTGGACGCGCAGGCGAGGAAATGGCGGCATTGCGTGCTGCCGGTATCGGCTTCGAGATCGTGCCCGGCATTACTTCGGCCTTCGCCGCCGCAGCCGATATGGAACTGCCGCTGACGCTGCGCGGCGTCGCGTCGTCGCTGGTGTTTACGACCGGCCACGACATGACAGGCGATGTGCTGCCGGGCTGGGCAAAGCTTGCCGTCTCCGGCGCAACCATCGCCGTCTATATGGGCTCGACGGTCGCGGCTTCCGTTGCCGCGCGCCTGATTGCAGCGGGCCTGCATGAAGATACTGCCGTGGCAGTCGTGGAAAACGCAAGCCGTCAGGACAAGCGTCTGTTCCACGGAACGTTGAAGGATTTGCCGGATCTCGAAAGCCGCAAGGAGCTTTCCGGCCCGGTCATGGTGATCATTGGCGATGCGGTCGCCGGTGCAGCAATCGACAAGGCCGAAGCGCTGGCGCTCAAGCCGGTTTCCGTCGCAGCCTAA
- a CDS encoding VOC family protein has product MRAARILETALYVRDVAEAIEFYQGTMGLEPVGKVSERNAFFRCGEGILLLFKAEETLKPPPAGHLPVPAHGTSGPGHVCFAASREEMEGWRSHLARHGVAIEAEFDWPNGAHSIYFRDPSGNSLEIAEPKLWN; this is encoded by the coding sequence ATGCGCGCAGCACGCATTCTTGAAACCGCTCTCTATGTCCGCGATGTCGCCGAGGCGATAGAGTTCTATCAGGGAACGATGGGACTGGAGCCGGTTGGCAAAGTCAGCGAGCGCAATGCATTTTTCCGCTGCGGAGAGGGGATATTGCTTCTCTTCAAGGCGGAAGAAACGTTGAAGCCGCCGCCCGCCGGACATTTGCCCGTGCCGGCCCACGGCACCAGCGGGCCCGGTCATGTCTGTTTCGCCGCAAGCCGCGAGGAGATGGAAGGCTGGCGCAGCCATCTGGCAAGACATGGCGTGGCGATAGAGGCCGAGTTCGATTGGCCGAATGGCGCGCATTCAATTTACTTCCGTGATCCGTCCGGCAATTCGCTGGAGATTGCCGAACCCAAACTATGGAACTGA
- a CDS encoding trimeric intracellular cation channel family protein gives MTIPEFLNFAGVFVFAATGALAASRRQLDIIGFLFLANITGIGGGTFRDLVLGAPVFWVVEPAYLLAGTLAAIVVYFTAHMVESRYRVLLWLDAIGMAAYTVLGAAKGLGLGFGPSVAIVTGISTATLGGILRDMVAGEPSVLMRREIYVTASLAGACLYVLLAWLHVEPAICAVAAALTAFVIRGGALYFGWTLPVYKSRPGRTEEELQRDRIIRPE, from the coding sequence GTGACGATTCCTGAGTTTTTGAATTTCGCAGGCGTTTTCGTTTTCGCTGCGACCGGTGCTCTTGCCGCCTCGCGCCGCCAGCTCGACATTATCGGCTTTCTGTTCCTTGCCAATATCACCGGTATTGGCGGCGGGACCTTTCGCGATCTGGTGCTCGGTGCGCCGGTTTTCTGGGTCGTCGAGCCCGCCTATCTGCTGGCCGGCACGCTGGCCGCGATCGTCGTCTATTTCACCGCGCACATGGTGGAGTCGCGCTATCGCGTCCTGCTCTGGCTCGATGCCATCGGTATGGCCGCCTATACGGTATTGGGCGCCGCCAAGGGGCTGGGGCTCGGTTTCGGGCCGTCCGTCGCCATTGTGACCGGCATTTCCACGGCCACACTTGGCGGCATATTGCGCGACATGGTGGCGGGCGAGCCTTCAGTGCTGATGCGCCGCGAGATTTACGTCACGGCTTCGCTTGCCGGTGCGTGCCTTTACGTCCTGCTTGCCTGGCTGCATGTCGAACCAGCCATATGCGCAGTGGCGGCGGCTTTGACCGCCTTCGTCATTCGCGGGGGCGCCCTTTATTTCGGCTGGACATTGCCCGTCTATAAAAGCCGTCCCGGGCGCACCGAAGAAGAGCTTCAGCGCGACCGGATAATCAGGCCGGAATAG
- the rdgB gene encoding RdgB/HAM1 family non-canonical purine NTP pyrophosphatase → MRKLEQGKLIVASHNAGKLKEFDGLIGPFGFEVSSVAALGLPEPDETGTTFEENAYIKALAAAEATGLPALSDDSGMMVDALDGDPGVYTANWAETEDGTRDFDMAMQKVENLLQEKGALEPQQRKARFVSVICLAWPDGEAEYFRGEVEGTIVWPPRGNTGFGFDPIFLPDGYEKTFGEMTADEKHGWKPGDASALSHRARAFKLFAEKALNVEAAPAK, encoded by the coding sequence ATGAGAAAACTGGAACAGGGCAAGCTGATCGTTGCTTCGCACAATGCGGGCAAGCTGAAGGAATTCGACGGCCTGATCGGCCCGTTCGGTTTCGAGGTCAGTTCGGTAGCTGCCCTTGGCCTGCCGGAGCCGGATGAAACTGGAACGACCTTCGAGGAAAACGCCTATATCAAGGCGCTCGCGGCTGCCGAAGCAACGGGACTGCCCGCCCTTTCGGACGATTCCGGCATGATGGTCGATGCGCTTGACGGTGATCCGGGGGTCTACACGGCAAACTGGGCCGAGACGGAGGACGGTACGCGCGATTTCGACATGGCGATGCAGAAGGTGGAGAACCTGCTGCAGGAGAAAGGCGCCCTCGAACCGCAGCAGCGCAAGGCACGGTTTGTGTCGGTCATCTGCCTTGCCTGGCCGGATGGCGAGGCGGAATATTTCCGTGGCGAGGTTGAAGGCACGATTGTCTGGCCACCGCGGGGCAATACCGGTTTCGGTTTCGACCCGATTTTCCTGCCTGACGGCTATGAAAAGACTTTCGGCGAAATGACCGCCGACGAGAAGCATGGCTGGAAACCGGGCGACGCTTCCGCCCTGTCGCACCGTGCGCGTGCCTTCAAGCTTTTTGCCGAAAAAGCGCTCAATGTGGAAGCGGCGCCCGCGAAATGA
- a CDS encoding YraN family protein, giving the protein MTDLREKKRTAFFRGHSAERFASMVLLLKGFRVVARRYRTRLGEIDLIARRGDLVLIVEVKARNSLEAAQLAVTPQAMHRIEAAADLWLQRQPDHARLSLRFDLIAVLPRRWPKHVPAFFTSGNYL; this is encoded by the coding sequence ATGACGGACCTCCGCGAGAAAAAGCGAACGGCTTTCTTTCGCGGACACAGCGCCGAACGCTTTGCTTCGATGGTGCTTCTCCTCAAGGGTTTTCGGGTCGTCGCGCGGCGTTATCGCACAAGGCTTGGCGAGATCGACCTGATCGCCCGGCGCGGCGATCTGGTGCTCATCGTCGAGGTCAAGGCGCGGAACAGCCTCGAAGCGGCCCAACTGGCCGTCACGCCGCAGGCCATGCACCGTATCGAAGCCGCAGCCGATCTCTGGCTGCAACGCCAGCCCGATCATGCCCGCCTGTCGCTGCGTTTCGACCTGATCGCCGTGCTGCCGAGGCGGTGGCCGAAGCACGTCCCTGCATTCTTCACCAGCGGCAATTACTTATAA
- the rsmI gene encoding 16S rRNA (cytidine(1402)-2'-O)-methyltransferase, whose protein sequence is MTDETSGERREYVVGGTVMRARPLEPALYIVSTPIGNLGDMSLRGIETLASVDILACEDTRVTRVLLDRYGIARRPISYHEHNAAEAGEKLIAALTAGKSVALVSDAGTPLVSDPGFRLVGEAREAGIRVVPVPGASAVLAALAASGLPTDAFMFCGFLPSKHGQRLSKLESLKNIDATLVFYESPNRTAATLGDMAAAFGAERAGALCRELTKAYETVVTASLGELAEKFDGEDRIRGEVVLLVGPPVGDAVAQSEEDIDRLLLSLAAELPPSKAAGEAARMTGGQKSVLYQRLMQLKSDQP, encoded by the coding sequence ATGACGGATGAAACGAGCGGTGAGCGGCGGGAATATGTGGTAGGCGGCACGGTGATGCGTGCCCGGCCGCTGGAGCCTGCGCTTTATATCGTCTCGACCCCTATCGGCAATCTCGGCGATATGTCGCTGCGCGGCATCGAAACGCTGGCTTCCGTCGATATTCTGGCTTGCGAGGATACCCGCGTCACCCGCGTCCTGCTCGACCGCTATGGCATAGCGCGCCGTCCGATCAGCTATCACGAGCACAATGCCGCAGAGGCCGGTGAAAAGCTGATTGCTGCGCTGACGGCGGGCAAAAGCGTCGCGCTGGTGTCTGACGCCGGAACACCCCTTGTTTCCGATCCCGGTTTCCGGCTGGTGGGGGAGGCGCGCGAGGCGGGCATCCGTGTCGTGCCTGTTCCGGGTGCTTCCGCCGTTCTGGCCGCACTTGCCGCTTCCGGCCTGCCGACCGATGCCTTCATGTTCTGCGGCTTCCTGCCGTCCAAGCACGGACAGCGATTGTCGAAGCTTGAGAGCCTCAAAAATATCGACGCAACGCTGGTGTTCTACGAGTCGCCCAACCGCACGGCCGCGACACTGGGCGACATGGCTGCCGCTTTCGGAGCGGAACGCGCGGGCGCGCTTTGCCGCGAATTGACCAAGGCCTATGAAACCGTAGTCACGGCATCGCTGGGTGAACTTGCGGAAAAGTTCGATGGCGAGGATCGTATTCGCGGCGAGGTCGTACTGCTGGTTGGCCCGCCTGTCGGCGATGCTGTTGCCCAAAGCGAAGAAGATATCGACAGGCTGCTTCTGTCGCTTGCCGCCGAACTGCCGCCGTCCAAGGCCGCAGGCGAGGCGGCGCGTATGACCGGCGGGCAGAAATCGGTTCTCTATCAGCGCCTCATGCAACTGAAATCGGATCAGCCATGA
- the hemW gene encoding radical SAM family heme chaperone HemW: MNKLFPPLQAMDAARANTAGAIPIARANGEDAFGVYLHWPFCLAKCPYCDFNSHVRHKPVDQARFSEAFLREMECLRERTGPRTITSIFLGGGTPSLMQPETVGALLDGIASHWSVAPDIEVTLEANPTSVEADRFRGYRAAGVNRVSLGIQALNDPDLRRLGRMHSVEEAKAAIRLAREIFPRLSFDLIYARPNQTIEAWREELKEAIGLAADHLSLYQLTIEEGTQFYNLWKAGKLTTPDPDHAAALYEETQRVTAEHGLPAYEISNHAVPGRESQHNLVYWRYGQYVGIGPGAHGRFVENDVRTVTMTEKHPETWLDKVERNGHGIIEEEYLDGEQEGDEFLMMGLRLREGIDLARYERLSGHAVDEKRLAKLIAEGMIEPMDGSFIRATPDGALVLDALVADLAA; this comes from the coding sequence ATGAACAAGCTGTTTCCCCCTTTGCAGGCAATGGACGCTGCCCGCGCAAATACCGCCGGGGCGATACCGATCGCGCGTGCAAACGGGGAAGATGCGTTCGGCGTATATTTGCACTGGCCGTTCTGCCTGGCCAAATGTCCCTACTGCGACTTCAACAGCCATGTTCGGCACAAGCCGGTCGATCAGGCCCGCTTTTCCGAGGCGTTTCTTCGCGAGATGGAATGCCTGCGCGAACGCACGGGCCCGCGCACGATCACCAGCATATTTCTGGGCGGCGGCACGCCGTCGCTGATGCAGCCCGAAACGGTTGGCGCGCTTCTCGATGGTATTGCGTCCCATTGGTCCGTTGCACCGGATATCGAGGTGACGCTGGAGGCAAATCCCACCAGCGTGGAGGCGGATCGCTTTCGCGGCTATCGCGCAGCGGGCGTCAATCGCGTGTCGCTCGGCATTCAGGCGCTCAACGATCCCGATCTGCGCCGCCTTGGGCGCATGCATTCGGTCGAGGAAGCCAAGGCGGCAATCCGGCTGGCGCGTGAGATTTTCCCGCGCCTGTCGTTCGATCTGATCTATGCGCGCCCCAACCAGACCATAGAGGCGTGGCGCGAGGAACTGAAGGAAGCCATCGGCCTTGCTGCCGATCACCTGTCGCTCTATCAGCTGACCATCGAGGAAGGCACGCAGTTCTATAATCTCTGGAAGGCGGGCAAGCTGACGACGCCCGATCCGGATCACGCCGCAGCCCTTTATGAGGAAACGCAAAGGGTGACGGCTGAGCACGGGCTTCCGGCCTATGAAATTTCCAACCACGCCGTGCCCGGGCGCGAGTCGCAGCACAATCTCGTCTATTGGCGTTACGGGCAATATGTCGGCATCGGTCCCGGCGCCCATGGGCGTTTCGTGGAAAACGATGTGCGCACCGTCACCATGACCGAAAAACACCCGGAAACCTGGCTGGACAAGGTCGAGCGCAACGGCCACGGCATTATCGAGGAAGAATATCTCGATGGCGAGCAGGAAGGCGACGAGTTCCTGATGATGGGCCTGCGCTTGCGTGAAGGCATCGACCTTGCCCGTTACGAGCGGCTTTCGGGCCATGCCGTCGACGAAAAGCGATTGGCGAAACTGATCGCGGAAGGCATGATCGAACCGATGGATGGCAGCTTCATCCGCGCAACGCCGGATGGCGCGCTGGTGCTGGATGCGTTGGTTGCCGATCTGGCCGCTTGA
- the rph gene encoding ribonuclease PH gives MRPSKRAADEMRAVSFERGISKHAEGSCLVKFGDTHVLCTASLEEKVPGWMRNTGKGWVTAEYGMLPRSTGDRMRREAAAGKQGGRTQEIQRLIGRSLRAVVDMQALGEVQITVDCDVIQADGGTRTAAITGGWVALHECLRWMEARQMVRVEKVLKDHIAAISCGIYEGEPVLDLDYAEDSVAETDSNFVMTGKGGIVEIQGTAEGAPFSEEEFASLMKLARGGIDRLVSLQKMAVA, from the coding sequence ATGCGTCCATCCAAGCGTGCGGCTGACGAAATGCGCGCCGTCTCATTCGAACGCGGCATCTCCAAACATGCCGAGGGCTCCTGCCTCGTCAAGTTTGGCGATACGCATGTCCTGTGCACCGCGAGCCTTGAGGAAAAGGTGCCGGGCTGGATGCGCAACACGGGCAAGGGCTGGGTCACGGCGGAATACGGCATGCTGCCGCGCTCGACCGGCGACCGCATGCGCCGCGAAGCCGCCGCTGGAAAGCAGGGTGGCCGCACGCAGGAAATCCAGCGCCTGATCGGACGAAGCCTCCGCGCCGTTGTCGACATGCAGGCGCTCGGCGAAGTGCAGATCACCGTGGACTGCGACGTCATTCAGGCCGACGGCGGCACCCGCACGGCGGCTATCACCGGCGGCTGGGTGGCGCTTCATGAATGCTTGCGCTGGATGGAAGCACGCCAGATGGTGCGCGTCGAGAAGGTTCTGAAAGACCATATCGCCGCGATTTCCTGCGGCATCTATGAAGGCGAGCCGGTGCTCGATCTGGACTATGCGGAAGATTCTGTCGCCGAAACCGACAGCAATTTCGTGATGACCGGCAAGGGCGGGATCGTTGAAATTCAGGGAACGGCGGAAGGTGCGCCTTTCTCGGAAGAAGAATTCGCCAGCCTGATGAAGCTTGCTCGCGGCGGCATTGATCGTCTTGTGTCCTTGCAGAAAATGGCTGTCGCCTGA
- a CDS encoding DUF2849 domain-containing protein yields MVVKVLTANRLIDGQAVWLGADGSWQETIDGALVARHAEAVEALEDAGKIAAKANLVVDVNVIDVEEREEGLYPIRLRERIRLSGPTIVTFGDLPLDKPELKRAS; encoded by the coding sequence ATGGTCGTAAAAGTTCTCACTGCAAACCGCCTCATCGACGGGCAGGCTGTGTGGCTTGGTGCCGATGGCTCCTGGCAGGAAACCATCGACGGCGCGCTGGTCGCCCGTCATGCGGAGGCCGTCGAGGCGCTGGAAGACGCGGGAAAGATTGCCGCGAAAGCCAATCTGGTCGTGGATGTGAACGTGATCGATGTCGAGGAGCGCGAGGAGGGGCTTTACCCGATCCGCTTGCGCGAACGCATCCGTCTCTCCGGCCCGACCATCGTGACCTTCGGCGATTTGCCTCTCGACAAGCCTGAATTGAAGCGCGCTTCCTGA
- the grpE gene encoding nucleotide exchange factor GrpE, with protein MADEKNKSQNPDLEQRDINNPRDREALNRAADEFLKARKAEARAEAAEDEAEAEVDDTANRIAMLEADNGELKDQLLRAAAEMENLRKRTQRDVQDARTYAVTNFARDMLSVSDNLRRALEAIPAEAMATDASLKSLADGVEMTERAMLHALERHGVKKLEPEGQKFDPNFHQAMFEVPNADLPNNTVVQVVQDGYAIGDRVLRPAMVGVSKGGPKATADNGAAAPEGNS; from the coding sequence ATGGCTGACGAAAAAAACAAATCCCAGAACCCCGATCTTGAGCAGCGCGATATCAACAATCCCCGGGATCGTGAGGCGCTCAACCGTGCTGCCGACGAATTTCTGAAGGCGCGCAAGGCCGAAGCCCGTGCAGAAGCTGCCGAGGACGAAGCCGAAGCGGAAGTGGACGATACCGCGAACCGGATTGCCATGCTGGAAGCAGATAACGGCGAACTGAAAGACCAGTTGCTGCGTGCTGCCGCCGAAATGGAGAACCTGCGCAAGCGCACCCAGCGCGACGTACAGGACGCGCGCACCTATGCGGTGACCAATTTTGCCCGCGACATGCTGTCGGTTTCCGACAATCTGCGCCGTGCACTCGAGGCTATCCCTGCCGAAGCCATGGCAACCGATGCCAGCCTCAAGTCGCTCGCCGATGGCGTCGAAATGACCGAACGCGCCATGCTCCACGCTCTGGAACGCCACGGCGTCAAGAAGCTGGAACCGGAAGGCCAGAAATTCGACCCGAATTTCCATCAGGCCATGTTCGAAGTGCCGAATGCGGATTTGCCGAACAACACCGTCGTGCAGGTCGTGCAGGATGGTTACGCCATTGGCGACCGCGTTCTGCGCCCGGCCATGGTCGGCGTCTCCAAGGGTGGCCCGAAGGCAACTGCCGACAATGGCGCTGCCGCTCCCGAAGGCAATTCCTGA